The genomic stretch ACTTCTACTTCCGGGACGACCTGTACGGATCGCTGCGCCGGTCCGATCATCTGATCCTCTCCTCCGGAGCGGTGGACGAGGAGGAGTGGGGACTGCCGGCCGCGGTCAAGGAGTGCGTCACCTACGCCCTGAGCCGGGACTGGTACGGGTACTCCGACTCGCGCGGACGCGAACCGGCGCGCGAGGCGATCGCCGCGTACGAGTCCGCGCGACTGGGCGGCGCCTTCTACGACCTGCGGAACGTCGCCCTGACCATGGGCGGCACCTTCGCCATCAGCGGCCTCACCGACTTCGTGCTCACCGGCCGGCGGAGCACCGCGCCGGCCCTGTGCGCCATCCCCAACTACCCGCCGCTCATCGAGTCCATGTCACGCCGCTCCGCCACGCGGCTGGTACCGACCCCGCTGGTGAACGGCGTGACCTCGCTCGCCCCCCTGCTGGAGCAGCTCCGTCCGGACACCCCGCTCGTGCTCCTGCAGACGGCCACGAACCCGACCGGGGCACTGGTCGACGAGGCGGAACTCGAAGCCCTCATCAAGGGGGCCGGCCCCGACACCGTCATCGTGCTCGACGAGTGCCACGAATGGCTCGGCCCGAGCCAGCGGTGGTCGCCGGCGCGTGCCGCCGCCAACGTCGTGCGCGTCAGCAGCCTGTCGAAGAACTGGTCGGCTCCAGGGCTGAAACTGGGGTGGATCCTGGCAGGCAGCACGTTCATCGACGCGTTCTACGAGTACGCGTCGAGCAGTTACGGCGGACCGCCGTCGTTCTTCTACACCGCCGTCGAGGTGCTGGCCCGGATGGAGCGCTGGCGGTTCGAGTCGAAGGCGGAGGCGGGACCGTCCGAACTCGCCGAGTTCGAGACCGGGTACGGGTTGACCGCCGACACCCTGCGCGCCGCCTACGCCGGCTACCTGGAGGAACGGGACAGGCGGGAGCAGGAGCTGCTCCGGAACCGGGACACCGCCGTCAGCCGGCTGCGGGGGCTGCCGGACACCGAGGTCACCGCGCCGCGCTACTCCATCAACCTCGTCGCGGACTTCGAGGACTACTCCGACTCCTACCTGGCCTTCCGCGACCTGCTCGACCTGCACGACGTCTCCGTCTTCCCCGGGCTGCTGACCTTCTGCCTGTCGGGCGGGCTGGTCAGGCTGACGACCGCGCGCCGCTGGACGGAGCTCACCCCGGCCCTGTCCCGGATAGAGCGGTTCCGGCGGACGCCGCGGCCGGTCGGGTCACTGCCGGCCGAACGGTAGCCGGTGGAGCACGCGGGCCAGTTCGGCGGCCAGCGGACCGGACACCGCCGAGTCGACCAGGGGCCGGGCGACCTCGGCGACGTGCTCGGCGACCGGCACGGTGACCGCCGCCACCTCGCGGGCTTCGGCGTCGGCCGCGCCCGCCACGACCACGAGGCGCCGGGAGCGGGCCGTCCGGCGGGCGGTCTCCAGCGCGGCTCCTCGGTCGGGGCCGGGGGGGACGAAGAAGACCACCGGATGGGCGGGATCGTGGCCGAAGCGGTGTACGTGCCACCAGTCCTCCGGGTCGACCGCCATGGCCGGCACCCCGGCGGTCTCGGTGAACTTCGCAGCCAGGTACCGGGCGCTCCCCGACGTCGCCGGGCCGGCGACCACGAGCACCACCGGCACCGGGGCGAGGAGCGCCGCGACCGGACCGGCCGCCAGGCGCGCTCCCTCGATCGTGGCCGACTGGGCGCGCGCGATGGTTTCCGGATCGCCGAGCGCGGCCGTGTGGGCGACCACGTCCGCGGGGCGTCCGCCTCCGCCCCGGTGGGCAGGTGACCGGCAGACCGCCGCCCCGAGGTGCAGCAGCGCCAGCAGAACGGCCTGGTAGGTGCGGATGCCGGGGGAGGGCTCGGACGCCCGCGGGTCGACGATGACGGACGTCTCGGCCGCGCGCGCCAGCGGACTGCCGGCCGCGCAGGTGACCGCCACCGTGGCCCGGGCGTGCCGGCGGGCCCCGGCCACCGCGGAGACGACAGTGGGGTTGCCCCCCGAGGCCGAGACACCGACGACGGCGGTGGTCCGAGCCTCTGCCTCCGGCCACGGCGGCGACTGGAGGAACGTGGCGGCGGGCAGCACCGCGCACTCCACGCCCGCTCGGGCGAGCAGGGGCGCGGCCGACAGCGCCGCGTGCAGCGAGTCGCCGCTGCCCAGCAGCACGAGGCGTTCCAGGGACCGCAGGGACCCGGCCGCGCGGGCCGCGGCCGGTTCCGCGACCCGCGACAGTTCCACCAGGTCGGCGGGGAGCCGGGTGAACTGGCGGGTCACCTCCCGCAGCGTGTACGACCGCGGGCTCATCGGCTTCCGCCGTGCACGACGCGCGCCAGCCGCCGGACGCTGCCGACGTCCACCCGGCCGTCCGGGCCGCCGCCACCGCGGGTCGTCAGACAACCGCTGACGAACGCGCCGTCGGCGTCCGCCAGCAGCCGCGCGGCGTTCCCGTGGGTGACGAACCCGCCCAGCATGACCGTGGCCCGGGGCGACCGGGCGCGGATGTCCGCGATCTTGGCGAGCGTCGCGTCCTCGTCGGGGTGGGCCACGCAGACCGCGTCGGCGCCCACGAGTTCGGCCCGACGCGCGACCCCGCCGGTGGTCTCGCCCTCTCCCGCCCACCGGAAGTGCATGGAGTCGACGTCGGCGATCAGCCGGACGTCGAAGGCGTCGATCGCCCGCCGGTAGGCCATGATCTCCAGCGGGTCGGGGCGCACCCAGCCGTGCGTCGACAAGGTGGCCCCCACGATCGCGTCGGCGCGTACGAAGGAAGCCCCCACCACCTTGGCCACCGCGAGCGAGGCGCGGACGGCGTGCCGCATGATCTGGACGCCCAGTTCGAAGCCGTCCGCGGTGGCGTCGGCGACCCGTGACGCGCACAGGGTCATCGCGGCGGTCCGGGCGGGATCGGCCTCGTCCTCGACGCTGTACACCCGGTCCACCGTCTGCAGCAGGACACCGTCGGCGCCGCCCTCGCACAGGGCCTCGGCGTCGCGTACCGCGTCGTCGACGGCGGCTGCCAGCGAGCCCGGCACATGGAAGGGCGTTCCGGGGAGCGGGGGGAGGTGGACCACGCCGTAGAGCTTGCGGTGCCGCCGGTCGTCCGCTTCCGTCGTCATCCGGTCCTCGTCTCCTGGAAGAAGGTGTAGGTCGTCTCGCTCCGGTAGACCGCACCGGGCGCCAGCTCGGCCGAGGGGAACGCCGTATGGTGCGGCGCGTCGGGCCATGGCCCCGGCTGAAGGCAGACACCGGCCCGCGGCTGCGGCAGGTGGTCGCCGGTGTAGACCGCCAGGCCCGGCTGGTCGGTGGCCAGCCTCAGGCCGCGGGCTCCGCCCGGAACCCTGAGCGTTGCCGTCCAGGGCCCCGGGGCGACGGCCACGCAGCCGTCCAGTGCCGCGGCTCCGAGCGTCCGCTCGGCACGCAGGTCGTAAGGAGTGCCGTCGACCGGCAGCACCCGCCCGGTCGGCACGAACTCCTCGCCCGCCTCGACGAGCGCGTCCGCGTTCAGCCGCAGCAGGTGGCGGTCGACCGGCTCGCGGCCGCCGGTGAGGTTCCAGAACGCGTGCAGGGTGGGACCGCACAGGGTCGTCCGGTCCGTCACCGCCTCGTAGCGGACGACCAGCCGGTCGTCCGTGTGGAGTTCGAACGTCGCGGTGCACCGCAGGTTGCCGGGGTACCCCTGGTCGCCGTGCGGGCTGTGCAGGCACATGGCGATCCGGCCGGAGTCCGGCCCGTCCTCGGCGCGCCCGTCCCACACCCGGGCGTCGAACCCGTCGGGGCCCCCGTGGATGTGGTGCTCACCGGCGTTGCGGGCCAGCCGATGAGGGCGTCCGCCGATACGGGCGGTGCCGGAGGACACGATGCGCGCGTAGCGGCCCATGGTCGAGCCGACGTAGGCCCGATCCGTCTTCCGTTCGTAGGCCGCGAGGTCGGGCAGCCGGACCACGAGGTTCGCCCGCCGCGCGCCGTCCGGGACGGACACCTCGACCAGCGTCGCGCCGTACTCCCACACGGCGACGCGCAACCGGCCGTTGTCCAGGCCGTGTTCGTGGACGGTGCGGCCCTGTCCGAGGCCGGCGCGGCCCACGGGGCGCCGCCATGACCGGACCCCGGCGGTCACGGCCCGACCGGCCGTTGCAGGCGGGTGCGCCGCGGCGCGGGGGTGTCGACGGTCCCGTACCGGACGAAGCCCAGGGCGGTCAGCAGGCGCAGCACGTCCGGCAGGTCCGGATTGGCCTCGGCCCGAAGGACGTCGGCACCGCCGTCCGCCGCCGTCCGTATCGCCTGTCGCACGGCACGCGCGCCCGCCAGCGGGTCGGGGCAGCGGGGATGGACGGCCAGCCGCTGCATGTACCAGGGACGTGCGGCGGAGGGCAGCAGCGGTTCCGCCGACGCGTCGAAGGAGGGCACGGGCCCGACGGTGACGGTCGCCACTGGCACCCCGTCCACCGTCCCGACGTGCACCAGGCGCCCCGCGACCAGGGCGCGGGTCGACGACAGGCGGCGAGCGGGCGCGGGGGTGCCCGAGCGCTGGGCCGCCGCGCGGTCGGAGGCTTCGATCAGGGAGTGCACGGCCGCGTCGTCCGCGGCGATCCGCCAGAGCACGGTCACCGAGCTCCCCCCATCGCCCGCAGCAGCGGGGCGACCTCGGTGGCGAACAGCTCCACGGTTCGCCAGTCCACCGGTGGGCGCGAGGCCAGCAGGAAGTCCCGGACGCCGAGCTCGACATAGGGCGCGAGCTTGTCCAGGCACTCCTGCGCGCTGCCGAAGCAGAGGTATTCGGGGAGATCGGCCGGGTGGCCGAAGGTGCCGGCCGCGACAGCCCGCCGTGCTCTCCGCCCGTCCCGGGTGACGACCGCCCGGAAGGTGATCGACCTGCGCACCTCTGCCGGGTCCCGGCCGATCCCGGCGCAGTTCTCCTCACACGCCCGCACCGCGGCGGAGTACGAAGCGAACGGCAGCGCGAGGCAGTTCCACACATCGGCGTGCTCGGCCACCACGCGGAGCACGCGCGGCCCCGAGCCGCCGATGACCAGCGGCACGCGCTCCTGGACCGGGCGCGGGTCGAGGTACGCCTCGCGCAGCTGGAAGTACTCGCCGTGGAACGTCACCGGTCCGCCGCCCCACAGCGCCCGTACGACCCGGCACGCCTCGTCCAGGACGGCTGGCCTCTCGCGCGCGGGCGGCTGCTCGATGCCGTACTGGCCGAACGCGAGATCCGCGCCACCCGCGCCGAGACCGAGTTCCAGGCGACCGCCCGAGACGTGGTCGACGGTGGCCGCGGCGACGGCGAGGAGCGCCGGATGCCGCCACACGGCCGGGGTGACGAGCATCGCGCAGCGCACCCTGCTCGTCGACGCCGCCAGCGCGGCCAGGGCGGTCATCCCGTCCAGGCAGGGCCCGGCGGGCCCGAGCAGGGGCGGCCGGAAGTGCTCGAACAGCGAGACCCAGTCGTACCCGAGCGACTCGGCGGTCTGCCACACCGTCCGGATGGAGGCGAAATCGGGGTACTGCTGGCCGGAGTGGAGGCCGACACGGATCCCGCCGAGGGGATCCGCGCCAGCGCCGTCGCCTTCGGGCCGGGCCGGGACCCGCTGATTCATCGCTGCCTCCGGGGGGTCGCCACGATCACCGGTCGAACCCTCGCACCGGGCCTCCCGCCGCAGAAGCGCTCACCCTGAACGCGACAAGCAGGGAAAGCGCGTCGGGGAGAGACGCCGGCGGCATTGATCAGTATCCGGTTCTGAGGGCCTTGAACGCTGCTCGGACTCCTGGAACGATAGGGGCGTGTTTCAGCCGGGAAACGGCGGTCGATATATGTGTCGGTGAATGGAGAATTCGATGTCCGACGGGGAGGTTCGGCCGCTCGGTGGGCAGATGGCCGGGCTTCTCGAATTCTCCGGAGTCGGGCCGGAGCGGAAATTCTCGACTGCGTTCCCCGCCGATGTGCTCCCTGGTGTCCTCACCCGCGATCCGCTCGCCGGCCATGTCGAGGCGATCGGCGCGCCCGAGCGTGTTCCGGCGCGCGCCGCCGGGACCGCGGGCCCCGGGCCCGCCCGTGTGCGGCCCGGCGCCGCCCGCAGTGCGGCTTCTCTGCCGGTTCCCGTCGCCGAGGAGCCGATCCGGGCGGATGCCCAGGCCGTGGAGGTCATGGCGGTCGATCCGGTACGGGTCGGCCCGCCCCGGGTGCGGTCCGCGCTGCGCCGGAGCGCCGCCGATCCCGGCGGGGAGTTCCGTGACGACGAATACGCCGACGGCTGTCCGGTAGGAGATCCGATCGACCGGTGGATCGATTCCGCCGTCGACGACTCCTTCGACGAAGAGGCCCGTGCGATATCCTGCGGGACGTTGCGGAACGGATATGCGAGCAGGGTCGATTATGTACGACGGGCCGGCGTCGGGCTACGGTCGGCATGTGATGACGCGGCGCGGGTCCACACCGTCTCGCGCATGGCGGAAAAGCGCGCTGTCTTCGGCTCCGGAGCACGCGTGTCGGAGTTCCTGTACGCGGTGGACGGCATTCCCCTGCTTCTTCGCCAGGACGTTGTTCGCGACCTCCGCCCGCTCATAGCCGGGGAGGACTAGCGGTGCGCGCCGGGGCTGAGCCGGGCACGCGGGAGAGAGGCGGGACGGACCGGGGCCGCCCGGAGCGCTCCACCACGTGGTGGGCGGCCGCACGCCGGCAGTGGCAGCTTGTCGGTGCCGTCCGTGTCGCCGGGCCGGTCCTGCTCACCGGTGTCTGGGCGGTCAGCCTCATGCGCACCGTCCTGCCCACGTTGACGGGACTGTCCACCGGGTGGCTGGTGTCCCGGTTGGTCTCAGCCCCGAGCGACCACCACGCCCTGGTCCTCGCCGTCCTCCTGTCGTGCGCCCTGATGCTGGCCTCGCAGGTACTGGAGGCGTTCGCCCCCGCCCTTGCCTTCAGCGCCTCGCAGCGGGTGGACGCCTGGCACCGGGGAGTCGTCGCCGAGCTGATGGGGCGGCCGGCGGGAATCGGGCACCTGGAGGACCCCCTGGTCCAGGACCGGCTCGCCTCCGCGCTGCTGAAGGGGCTGCCGGGCTGGGCCTCGTACAGCTTCGGCACCGCGGCGGTCGGCCAGACGGTCATCGTCACCAGGATCGTCGGCGCCTGCCTGGCCACCGCCGTGCTCTGCCGGTTCTCCCCGGCACTGGCCGGCGGTCTCCTCGCGGTGACCCTGTTCACCCGCTTCGTCAGCCGGCGCGAGTGGCTGGCGCAGCACGCCGTGGTCCGCGCCCTCGCGCCCACGACCCGTCGCGCGGCCTACTGGGCCGAGGTCGGGGTCATGCCCTGGGCGGCCAAGGAACTGCGGATCTTCGGGATGACCGACTGGGTGGTCGAACGGTTCCGGCAGCGCATGACCGCACGCACCAGGGAACTGGCCGCGGTCCGCCTGCGGCTGCTGGCGCGGATGCGGTGGACGTCCCTGGTGCTGGTCGCCGCGGTGGCGGGCGGGCTCGGCGCCCTGGCCCACGCCGCCGCCTCGGGCCGGATCACCACCGGCGCCCTCGCCGTCTACCTCGGGGCGCTCTGGGTGGTGGTCGCGGGCAACGGCATGGAGGTGGAGTCCTTCGACGTGGCGTTCGCCGGCCATCCGACGCTGCTCGCACTGGAGGAGCTGCGCGAGGTGGCCGGCGAGCCCCCGGCGGCCCCTTCGGCCCCCTCGGCGCTCCCGGCGGCGGCACCCCTGCCGGCCCCCCTCGTCCGCTTCGAGGACGTCGCCTTCCGGTACCCCGGTGCCCGGGGCCCCGTGCTCAGCGGAGTGGACCTGGAGATCGCCCCCGGCGAACTGCTCGCCGTCGTGGGCGTCAACGGCGCCGGGAAGACCACACTCACCAAGCTGCTGACGGGCATGCACCAGCCGACGCGGGGCCGGATCACGGTCGACGGGCGTCCGCTCGACGCCGAGCCCGTCGACCGGTGGCGCCGGCGGATCGCGGTCGTCCTGCAGGACTTCGTGCGGTACGACCTCTCCTTCCGGGACAACGTCGTGCTGGGTGCCCCCTGGGGGGATGCCGATCCCGCGCTCCTCGACGAGGTCGCCGGGCGGTCCGGCTTGGACGAATGGGTACGAAGGGCGCCGGACGGCTGGGACACCCCGCTGACCCGCGGCCGCACCGGGGGGATCGACCTCTCCGGCGGCCAGTGGCAGCGAGTGGCCCTGGCCCGCGCCCTGTACGCCGTCGCCCAGGGTGCCCGGCTGCTCGTCCTCGACGAGCCGACCGCGCACCTGGACGTCAAGGCCGAACTCGACACGTTCACCCGCATCGCCGAGAGCGCCGGCGACGCGGGCGTCGTCCTCATCTCGCACCGGCTGTCGACGGTCCGGCGCGCCGACCGGATCGTCCTGCTCGACGGCGGCCGGGTCGCCGAGGAGGGCCGGCACGAGGAACTGCTCGCCCTGGGCGGGCAGTACGCGGCCATGTTCGCCGCGCAGGCCGACCGGTTCGGCGAGCCCGCGCGGTCCGCCGGGACGGCCGCGTCATGAGCCGCTTCTCGGTGATCCGGTGGCTCTACCAGGTGGCCTGGCGCGAGCAGCGGCGCGTCGTGGCGGCCTACGCCGTACTCCTGGCCGGCGACGTGCTGGCCACCGGGGGCTTCGGCCTCGCCCTGCGGGCCGTGATCCAGGCGTCCCTGCACGACGCCCCCCGCGGAGCGGTGGCCGCCTCGGCGGTGGCCGCGGTGTGCTGGGGGGTGACGGCGATCGGGTCGTCGGCCCGGACGAACATGCTCATGCTGCTCGCCGAAGCCGTCGGAGTGCGGCTGGACGAGCGCATCCTGCGCATGGTCGGCCGGCTTGAGGACCTGCGGCAGCTGGACGACCCCGGCTACGCCGACCGCGTCGCCCTGCTCCGCGGCGGCGGCGACCTGCTCGCCCAGTACGCGCTCAGAGCCCTCGACACCATCGCCATCGCGCTGCGCCTGGCGGTGGTACTGACCCTGCTCGCCGTCGTCGCGCCGGCGATGGTGGCGCTGGCCGGGGCACTCGTCCCCGTCCTGTGGTTCCAGCGGCGGGGACAGCGGCGCGTCGGGCGGAGCGTGCTGGCCTCCGGCAGCGACGTCCGGCTGGCCGAGCACCTGCACACCCTGCTCACCGAGCCCGGCTCCGGCATGGAGATCCGGGTGGCCGGCGCGGGTGCCGCCCTGCGGGGCAAGGCCGACGACACGTGGGCGCGACTGATCCGGCGTCAGGAGCGGGCCCGGTACGCGGCGGCGTCCCTCGTCGCGGCAGGCTGGGTGGTCTTCATGGCCGCGTACTGCGGCGCGCTGCTCGTCACCGTCGACTCCGTCGCCGCCGACCGCACGGCGCCCGGCGACGTGCTTCTCGTCATCACCATCACGGTGAGCCTGCGGGCGCAGGCGGAGAGCGCCATGGCGACCCTGCGGCGCAACGCCGACGGCACGCACTACCTCGACGCCTTCCTGTGGCTGGAAGGGGTGAGCGCCGCCGCGGAGCCGGTGGGGCCGACCGGGGCGGTCCCGGACCGCCTGGCCGACGGCATCACGCTGCGCGGTGTCCGCTTCGACTACCCGGGGACCGGCACGCCCGTTCTGCGCGACATCGACCTGGACCTCGCCGCCGGAACCACGGTGGCGGTCGTCGGCGAGCACGGTGCGGGCAAGACGACGCTGATCAGACTGCTGAGCGGGCTGTACACCCCGACCAGCGGCTCCATCACGGTCGACGGAACCGCGTTGCCGAGTCTGGCGAGGCGGGACTGGTGGTCCCGTACGACCGCCAACTTCCAGGACTACGCCCGCTTCGCGTTCGTGGCCCGGGAGGCGGTGGGCGTCGGCGATCTCGCGGCGCTCGACGACCGGGAGCGGATCGAACGGGCCGTTGTCCAGGGCGATGCCAGGTCGGTGGTCGACGGGCTGCCGTCGGGGCTGGAGACCCGGCTCGGCGGGCAGTTCGACGGTGCGGAGCTGTCGGGCGGCCAGTGGCAGCGTGTCGCGCTCAGCCGTGCCTTCATGCGGACCCGCCCGCTGCTGTTCGTGCTGGACGAGCCGACCGCGTCACTCGACGCGCGCAGCGAGTACGACCTGTACCGGCGGCAGATGGAGACGGCCGCGCGGATGGGCGCGGAGTGGGGCACGGTCACCGTCGTGATCTCGCACCGGTTCTCCACCGTGCGGATGGCCGACCGCATCGTCGTCCTTGCCGACGGACGGGTGACCGAGCAGGGCTCCCACGACGACCTCATGGCCCTCAACGGCACATACGCGGAGCTCTACCGGCTCCAGGCGGACGGCTACCGGCCCGCCGGGGCTCCCGCCCCCGCCCCGGTCCCGTCCGGCACCTCACCGGAGGAGGCATGACCTTGCGCGGACCGTCGTCCCCGCTTCGGCACCCCGCGGCTGCCGAACGGGGGAACAGCACGCATCGGCGGTTCCCGCGCGACGCGACGCTCGTCGACCTGCTGGACGCGGCCGAGACCACGTACCGGGACCTCCCGGCGGTCCGCACCCCGGAGGGCGTACGCCTGACCCACGGGGAACTCGGCGCGCGCAGTACGGGCCTGGCGCGGCGGCTGGCCGCGCTGGGTGTCGGGCGCGGGACGCCGGTGGCCGTCCTCGCCGACCATGTCCCGGCCGCCGTCGTCGCCTTCCACGCCGTGATCCGGGCGGGAGCCCACTACGTACCGCTGGACGACCGATGGCCCGCGCAGCGGATGGCCGGCATCGTCGAGTCCATGTCCGTACCCGTCCTTGTGGCGTCGGCGGACTTCGAACAGGCGGCCCTGGAGGTCGGCCGGCGGACCGGGACAGGGACCCTGGTGCTGCTGGACCCGGAGGGCGGCGCGGCGGCCGGAGGGTCCGCGGCGGCGGATGGGCAGGACCCGTGGCGCGTGGTGCGGTTGGCGGGCGGCGCCCCCGACCGTCCCCGGCGGTTGGCGGGCGCGGTGGCGGCCTCCGCCCGCCCGGAGGCGACCGACCTGGCGTACACCCTCTTCACCTCGGGCTCCACCGGCGTGCCGAAGGGGGTGGAGGTGACCCACCGGAGCGTCGTGAACCTCGTCGACTGGTTCAACCGCCGCAACGGTGTCGGCCCGGACGACGTCCTCCTGCAGACCGCGGCCTTCGGCTTCGACCTCTCCGTGTACGACCTCTTCGGCCTCATCGCGGCCGGCGGAAGCCTCCTGCTGCTGCCCGGTAGGGAGCTGGCCGAACCGCGGGCCGTCGCCGACGCGCTCACGGAGCACCGTGTGACGCTGTGGAACTCCGCGCCGGCCGCCTTCACGCTCGTGCTCATGTTCGCCGCGGAGACCCGGCACCGCGGCGGAGCCCTGCGCCGCGTCTTCCTCAGCGGGGACTGGATCCCGCTCGACCTGCCGTCGGCGCTGGAGAGCACCTTCCCGGGGGCCGTCCTCGTCGCCCTGGGCGGTGCCACGGAGGCGTGCGTCTGGTCCAACGACTTCGTCGTGACCGGTGTCGACCCGGCATGGCGGAGCATTCCCTACGGCCACCCCATGCAGAACTGCCGGTACTACGTCCTCCGCGACGACATGTCCCCCTGCGACCTCGGTGAGGCGGGGGAACTCTACATAGCGGGGGAGTGCGTCGCGGCCGGCTACGCCAACGATCCGGAAACGACGCGGGCGCGCTTCCTGCCGGATCCCTGGGCGCCCGGGGCCGGCGGCCGGATGTACCGCACCGGCGACCGCGCGCGATGGACGCCCGACGGCTGGGTCGAGTTCCTCGGCCGGCTCGACTCGCAGGTCAAGGTCCGCGGCTACCGCATCGAGCTGGGCGAGGTCGAGCACGCGGCCCGGCAGGTGGCGGGCGTCGAAGAGGCGGCGGCGGTGGTCGTCGGCGACCCCCGCGACCCGGTCCTCGCCGTCGCCGTCCGGACGCGGGAGCCCATGGACGGCAGGAACCTGACGCGCGAACTCGCCGCCCTGCTCCCCGCGTACATGGTCCCGACCAGAACCCACATCGCGAGATCCCTTCCCGTGGGACCCAACGGGAAGGTCGACCGGAACGTACTCCGCCGACTTCTCACGGGACCCGTGCGGGACGCGAAGGCGATGCGGTGAGGCTGAATCCAACGCACACTCTGCGAATTTGCGAGGGAAAAGTGTTGAAAGGTCTTGAACACCGGCGGGCCTGGCCGACGGGCACCGTCGACTCGCACGGCCTGCCGAACTTTCTCACGCTGCCGGCCCGGGAGGAGAAGCCGCGCCGGACGGGCATCACGCATGTGCTGGACAAGGGAACGCCCCTCCCCGCTCTTGAGGCGTACCTGGTGTCGCAGGCGCACCTCATCGACTACCTGAAGATCGGCTGGGGGACGGCCTACATCGACCCCACCGCCAAGGAGCGCGTCGCCCTGTGCTCCGCCGCCGGCGTCGACGTGTGCCTGGGCGGCACGCTCCTCGAAGTGTGCGCCGCGCAGGGCAAGGTGGCCGAGCTGTGCGGCTGGGCGCAGAGCATCGGCGTGGACGCCGTCGAGGTCTCCAACGGCCTGCAGTTCCTCACCCCGGACCAGAAGTCCGGTCTCATCCGCTCCCTGTCGCAGGACTTCACCGTTCTCGCGGAGACCGGCGCCAAGTCCCAGACGGCACCGGTCGTCGCCGAGGAGTGGCTGCGGGAGCTGGAGTCGGATCTCGACGCCGGCGCGACCCTGGCGATCACGGAGGGACGGGAGAACGGCACCGTCGGCCTCTACGGCCCGGACGGCTGCGTGCGGGCCGACCTGGTCGAGGCGATCGTGGCCCGGCTGCCGCGGGAGCGCGTCCTCTTCGAGGCCCCGAAGAAGGCCCAGCAGGTCTGGCTGGTCAACCGGATGGGCGCCCAGGTCAACATCGGCAACGTTCCGCTCGACGAGGTGCTCGCGCTGGAGACCACCCGGCTGGGACTGCGTGCCGACACCGTGCCCGTGCCGGACGCCGGAGCCGGCCGTGAGTGAACCGGTCCTGACCGGGCCGGTCATGAGCGGGCCGGCCGCCGGCGGGCGCACCCTCGCGACCCCCGCGCCCAACACCATGAGCCGCCCCTACCGGGGCCTGTCCGTGCAGGAGACCGACGTCCCACTGACGCCGTCGGCGATCACGGAGCACCTCGTGGGCCGGGAGGTCTACCGGCGGACCGACTACCTCGTGCTCCGCAACGGGCCCGACCTCGCCGTGGCGCAGGT from Actinacidiphila yeochonensis CN732 encodes the following:
- a CDS encoding amino acid adenylation domain-containing protein; translated protein: MTLRGPSSPLRHPAAAERGNSTHRRFPRDATLVDLLDAAETTYRDLPAVRTPEGVRLTHGELGARSTGLARRLAALGVGRGTPVAVLADHVPAAVVAFHAVIRAGAHYVPLDDRWPAQRMAGIVESMSVPVLVASADFEQAALEVGRRTGTGTLVLLDPEGGAAAGGSAAADGQDPWRVVRLAGGAPDRPRRLAGAVAASARPEATDLAYTLFTSGSTGVPKGVEVTHRSVVNLVDWFNRRNGVGPDDVLLQTAAFGFDLSVYDLFGLIAAGGSLLLLPGRELAEPRAVADALTEHRVTLWNSAPAAFTLVLMFAAETRHRGGALRRVFLSGDWIPLDLPSALESTFPGAVLVALGGATEACVWSNDFVVTGVDPAWRSIPYGHPMQNCRYYVLRDDMSPCDLGEAGELYIAGECVAAGYANDPETTRARFLPDPWAPGAGGRMYRTGDRARWTPDGWVEFLGRLDSQVKVRGYRIELGEVEHAARQVAGVEEAAAVVVGDPRDPVLAVAVRTREPMDGRNLTRELAALLPAYMVPTRTHIARSLPVGPNGKVDRNVLRRLLTGPVRDAKAMR
- a CDS encoding ABC transporter ATP-binding protein — encoded protein: MSRFSVIRWLYQVAWREQRRVVAAYAVLLAGDVLATGGFGLALRAVIQASLHDAPRGAVAASAVAAVCWGVTAIGSSARTNMLMLLAEAVGVRLDERILRMVGRLEDLRQLDDPGYADRVALLRGGGDLLAQYALRALDTIAIALRLAVVLTLLAVVAPAMVALAGALVPVLWFQRRGQRRVGRSVLASGSDVRLAEHLHTLLTEPGSGMEIRVAGAGAALRGKADDTWARLIRRQERARYAAASLVAAGWVVFMAAYCGALLVTVDSVAADRTAPGDVLLVITITVSLRAQAESAMATLRRNADGTHYLDAFLWLEGVSAAAEPVGPTGAVPDRLADGITLRGVRFDYPGTGTPVLRDIDLDLAAGTTVAVVGEHGAGKTTLIRLLSGLYTPTSGSITVDGTALPSLARRDWWSRTTANFQDYARFAFVAREAVGVGDLAALDDRERIERAVVQGDARSVVDGLPSGLETRLGGQFDGAELSGGQWQRVALSRAFMRTRPLLFVLDEPTASLDARSEYDLYRRQMETAARMGAEWGTVTVVISHRFSTVRMADRIVVLADGRVTEQGSHDDLMALNGTYAELYRLQADGYRPAGAPAPAPVPSGTSPEEA
- a CDS encoding phosphosulfolactate synthase: MKGLEHRRAWPTGTVDSHGLPNFLTLPAREEKPRRTGITHVLDKGTPLPALEAYLVSQAHLIDYLKIGWGTAYIDPTAKERVALCSAAGVDVCLGGTLLEVCAAQGKVAELCGWAQSIGVDAVEVSNGLQFLTPDQKSGLIRSLSQDFTVLAETGAKSQTAPVVAEEWLRELESDLDAGATLAITEGRENGTVGLYGPDGCVRADLVEAIVARLPRERVLFEAPKKAQQVWLVNRMGAQVNIGNVPLDEVLALETTRLGLRADTVPVPDAGAGRE